Part of the Usitatibacter palustris genome, CGCTCGACGAGGTCCTGCGCGTCACCCGGGTGTAGCCCCGTGAAAGCGCGCGGGCTTCCCTTGCTCGCCCTGCTCGCGGTCCTTCCCGTGCAAGCGCTCTCGCCCGCCGCCACGGAACTGGTCGCCGTCGAGAAGAAGGCCGCCGACGCCGACTGCCGCGGAATGCTCGTCGGAATCGAATTCCTGATCGCCTCGATGGCGGGCGATGCCGCGCGCGAGGCCGACGCCCGCCGCCGATCGATGGCCCCGGATCCCGAGGCGGTCGCGCTCCGAAAACGCCGCGCGGAGCTGCTCAACGACGTGAGCAAGATTCCGAAGGAAGACGTGGACGCCGTCATGTCCCACCGCGAAACGACCAAGGAAGCGTGCCCGTGGCAGCGCGTGCACCAGGGCGTGCCGAAAACGCTTCGCCCGGCTCCTTCCGCCGACCAGGCCCGCCAGATGGCAATGCGCTACGTTCCCCTCGTCCTCGCGCGCGGGCGCGCTTGCGAGGCGCTCGATGCCAAGCGCAAGGGCGAGATCGATCGCGCCTGGGCCGCCAGCCGCTTCTCGAAGCTCGCCCTTCCGGAGATGCAGGCGCAAGCGCGCGAGGCCCTCGCGTGGATGCGCTATGACCTCGCGATCAAGCCCGATTCGAAGTACGCGAAGCCGGAGGCGGCGGCGTCCTACTGCACCGGTGCCGAGGACCTGAAGCGCCTCGAGGCCGCCATGCCGGCCGGATTCCTGAAGTAGCGCCATGCCCGGCTTCCGCTACCAGGCCTACAACGTCGAGGGAAAGCTCCACAAGGGCGTCCTCGAAGCCGATAGCGCTCGCCAGGCGCGCGCGCAGCTTCGCGACCAGGGACTCACGCCGTATCGCGTCGAAGTCATCGCCGCGAACGATCCGGCCGGTGGCAGCCGTTTCCGCGCGGTCTCGCTTTCCTCGACCGAGCTCACGCAGCTCACGCGGCAGCTCGCCTCGCTGCTCGAAGCGAGCCTCACCGTCGAGCAGGCTTTCAACGCGTTGATCGAGCAGGCCGAGAACGAACGCATGCGCCAGGTGCTCGCGGCGCTGCGCGGCGAAGTGCTCGCCGGCAACACGATCGCCAAGGCACTCGCCAATTTTCCCGGCGTTTTCCCCGAGCTCTACCGCACGCTGGTCGCCGCGGGCGAGACATCCGGGCAACTGCCGCGCGTGCTCCTGCGCCTCGCCGATTACCTCGAAGACCGCCAGCAGATGCGCAGCAAGCTCGCGCTGGCACTGGTCTATCCGGCGATCGTGTTCGTGGTCGCGCTCGGCGTGGTCGGCGCACTCCTCGTTTACGTCGTGCCGCAGGTCGTGACGGTCTTCCAGCATGCGCACCAGCAGTTGCCGATCCTCACGCGCGTGCTGATCGGCTTCTCGAGCTTCCTCTCCGCGACCTGGATGCTGTGGGTTGCGCTCGTCGTCGCCGGCGGCATCGGATTGAAGGTAGCGCTCGACCGGCCGGCTCCACGGGCCGCCGTGCATCGCTTCGCCTGGCGCCTGCCCGTCATCGGCCGGCTGCTGCGCTCGCTCGACAGCGCGCGCCTCGCCGCAACCCTCTCGATCCTCGTCGGCAGCCGCGTGCCCATCCTGCAGGCGCTGGAAGCCGGCACGGGCGTGATGACGCTCACACCGATGCGCGAAGCGCTCGCCACCGCCGCACGCGGCGTGCGCGAAGGCATGCCGCTCTCGCGCGCGCTCGGCGCGACTCAAGCCTTCCCGCCGGTGATGGTGCATCTCATCGCGAGCGGCGAAGCGAGCGGCAAGCTCGACGAATCGCTCGAACGCGCCGCCCGCACGCAGCAGAACGACCTTGCGACCCGCCTCGCCGCCTTCGCCGCGATCTTCGAGCCGGCGATGATCCTGCTCATGGGCGCGATCGTGCTCTTCATCGTGATGTCCATCCTGCTTCCCATCTTCCAGCTCAACCAGCTCATCGGAAAATGACGAGATCCCGCGGTTTCACGCTCATTGAAGTGCTCGTGGTGGTCGCGATCCTGGCGATTCTCGCCGCGATCGTCGTGCCCCGCGTGATGGACCGGCCCGACGAAGCCAAGCGCGTCGCCGCGAAGGCCGACATCGCCGCCATCGGCCAGGCGCTCAAGCTCTATCGCCTCGACAACGGCGCCTATCCGGGCACCGACCAGGGCCTGGTCGCGCTCGTGCAGAAGCCGACCTCGAATCCCGTGCCGCCCAACTGGAAGCAAGGCGGCTACCTCGAGCGCCTGCCCAAGGACCCGTGGGGCACCGACTACCAGTACCTGAATCCCGGCGTGCGCGGCGAGATCGACATCTTCAGTTTCGGCGCCGACCGCGCGCGCGGTGGCGAAGGCAACAACGCCGACATCGGCAGCTGGGAATAGAGGGGTCAGACCCCTCTACTTTCACGCGCAACCCATGAACCTCGCACCCCGCCCGACGAAAGTAGAGTGGTCTGACCCCTCTATTTCCGGGTTCACGCTCCTCGAAGTGCTCGTGGTCGTGGCCATCGCCGGCGCCGTGGTCGCACTCGCGGCCGTGAATCTCTTCCCGAGCGACGAGGAAATCGCGCGCCGCGAGGCGGGCCTGCTCGCGATGTCGATCGAAGGCGCGCGCGACGACGCATGGTTCGGCGGGCGTCCGGTCGCGATCTCCGTCGAGGATTCCCGCTTCAAGTCCTGGCGCCTGCAGGCGGATCGCCGCTGGGAATCCGATATCACGCGCGAACGTGGGCTGGGCGAGGGGCTTGCCGTCACGTCGCTCGCGGTCGACGGCCAGCCGCTCGCGGCGAACGATCGCATCGTGTTCCTGCCCGATGGATTCGGTGTCCCCTTCCGCATGACCGTCGCCGTGCGCGGCATCGAGCGCGCGATCGAAGGCGATGCCGCCGGCGCCGTGCGCCTGGTCGAGGCGCGCAAGTGAAGGGCTTCACGCTCATCGAGATCCTGGTCGCGTTGGCGATCCTCGCCGTGGCGCTCGCGGCCACGACGCGCGCCACCGGAGTCGCCACCGACGGCGCGCTCGAAACGCGCCATCGGCTGCTCGCGACATGGGCCGCGGAGAACCGCATCGCGGAGATCCGCGCGCGCCGTCTGTTTCCCTCGCCCGCGACCACGCAATCCACCGCCGAGCAAGGCGGCCTCGCGCTCGTGGTCGAGGAAGTCGTCAGCGATACCGCGAATCCCACCATGCGGCGTGTCGATGTTTCCGTCGCCGATGCGAAGGATCCGCGGCGCGTGCTCACCAAGTTGACGGCCTATGTCACGCAATAGGGGCTTCACGCTCATCGAGCTGCTGGTCGCGCTGGCGCTCTTCGCGCTGATCTCCGCATTCGCCTATCGCGGCCTCAACGCGCTGCTCGAGAGCCGCGAGGCGCTCGCGAAGGGATCGCGCAAGTGGCGCGACGTGGCGCTCTTCGTGGGCCGCTTCGAGCGTGACCTCGATGCCGCGCTCAACCGCCGTGCGATGAGCGCCTCGGGCAGCCCCGGCGCACCGGTGTCTTCCGCGGTCGATGCGGGAACGATCGTCAACCCCGGGCTCGCGCTGACGCGCTCGGGCGCCGCGCTCAATGAGAACGCGCTTGCCGCGCCTCAACGCATCGCCTATCGCATCGTCGATGGCCGCATCCAGCGCCTCGCCTGGCCCGCGGTCGATGCGGCGCCGCGCTCGGAACCTCTCGCGGTCGAAATCCTCGCCGGCGTAAAGTCCCTGGCCTTCCGCTTCCTCGATCCGCGCGGCGAATGGCGCACGACCTGGGGCCTGCCCGGCAGCGCCGATACCATGCCCGCGGCGGTGGAGATGACGCTCGAGCTCGCGAGCGGCGAGCGCATCGTGCGCCTCGTCGACCTGCAGAGGGTCTCGTGAAGAACCAGCGCGGCGTGGCCGCGGTGACGGCGCTGCTCATCGTCGCGATCGCGGCTTCGACGGCCACGTACATGCTCGCGCAGCAATCGGCGATGTTGAACCAGGCGTCGCTCGTCGCGAACCGCGCGCAGGCCGACCTCTACGCGCGCGCGGGCCTCGACTGGGCACGTGGGGTGATCGCGCAGGACGCGAAGAGCGCTGGCAGCGTGGACAGCCTCGAGGAAGCGTGGGCGCAGCCGATCGCGGGACTGCCCGTGGAACGCGCCCTGGTCGCCGGACAGATCGTCGACGAGCAGGCGAAATTCAATCTCAACAACCTCGTGCGCGGCACGACGAAGAGCGACAACGACCTCGCGATCCTGCGGCGCCTGCTCGAATCGCTCGAGATTCCGCCGGACCTCGCCTTCGCGGTCCTCGACTGGATCGACCCCGACTCCGACCTCTCGGGCGTGGCTGGCGCGGAGGATGGCTTCTACCTCGCCCTCGCCCGCCCCTATCGCGCGGCCAACCAGCCGATGACGCAGGTCGAGGAGCTGCATCGCATCCGCGGTTTCACACCCGCATACGTCGCGAAGTTGAAGCCCTTCGTGACGGCACTGCCCGCGGTAACGACGGTCAACGTGAACACCGCGCCGATCGAAGTGCTCGCGGCGATCCTTCCCGATCTGTCGCGCGCCCAGGTCGCCGCGCTGGTCGAATCGCGCCGCGGCAAGCCCATGCGCACCAAAGCCGAGATCAGCGAGCGCGCGAAGAACGTGCCGGCCTCCACCGTGGCCAACGACCTCGACGTGAAGAGTGCGCATTTCCGCGCGCGTGTGCAGGTAGCCCAGGACGACGTGCAGCTCGCCACCGAAGCGCTCCTGCGGCGCGAGCAGAACGCGGGAGTAACGGTCATCGTGTGGCGCCGGCCCCTCTACTGAACCCATGAAGCTGCGCATCTTCGTTCCCGC contains:
- the gspF gene encoding type II secretion system inner membrane protein GspF, whose translation is MPGFRYQAYNVEGKLHKGVLEADSARQARAQLRDQGLTPYRVEVIAANDPAGGSRFRAVSLSSTELTQLTRQLASLLEASLTVEQAFNALIEQAENERMRQVLAALRGEVLAGNTIAKALANFPGVFPELYRTLVAAGETSGQLPRVLLRLADYLEDRQQMRSKLALALVYPAIVFVVALGVVGALLVYVVPQVVTVFQHAHQQLPILTRVLIGFSSFLSATWMLWVALVVAGGIGLKVALDRPAPRAAVHRFAWRLPVIGRLLRSLDSARLAATLSILVGSRVPILQALEAGTGVMTLTPMREALATAARGVREGMPLSRALGATQAFPPVMVHLIASGEASGKLDESLERAARTQQNDLATRLAAFAAIFEPAMILLMGAIVLFIVMSILLPIFQLNQLIGK
- the gspG gene encoding type II secretion system major pseudopilin GspG, giving the protein MTRSRGFTLIEVLVVVAILAILAAIVVPRVMDRPDEAKRVAAKADIAAIGQALKLYRLDNGAYPGTDQGLVALVQKPTSNPVPPNWKQGGYLERLPKDPWGTDYQYLNPGVRGEIDIFSFGADRARGGEGNNADIGSWE
- a CDS encoding GspH/FimT family protein yields the protein MNLAPRPTKVEWSDPSISGFTLLEVLVVVAIAGAVVALAAVNLFPSDEEIARREAGLLAMSIEGARDDAWFGGRPVAISVEDSRFKSWRLQADRRWESDITRERGLGEGLAVTSLAVDGQPLAANDRIVFLPDGFGVPFRMTVAVRGIERAIEGDAAGAVRLVEARK
- the gspI gene encoding type II secretion system minor pseudopilin GspI, which translates into the protein MKGFTLIEILVALAILAVALAATTRATGVATDGALETRHRLLATWAAENRIAEIRARRLFPSPATTQSTAEQGGLALVVEEVVSDTANPTMRRVDVSVADAKDPRRVLTKLTAYVTQ
- the gspJ gene encoding type II secretion system minor pseudopilin GspJ; the protein is MSRNRGFTLIELLVALALFALISAFAYRGLNALLESREALAKGSRKWRDVALFVGRFERDLDAALNRRAMSASGSPGAPVSSAVDAGTIVNPGLALTRSGAALNENALAAPQRIAYRIVDGRIQRLAWPAVDAAPRSEPLAVEILAGVKSLAFRFLDPRGEWRTTWGLPGSADTMPAAVEMTLELASGERIVRLVDLQRVS
- the gspK gene encoding type II secretion system minor pseudopilin GspK, whose product is MKNQRGVAAVTALLIVAIAASTATYMLAQQSAMLNQASLVANRAQADLYARAGLDWARGVIAQDAKSAGSVDSLEEAWAQPIAGLPVERALVAGQIVDEQAKFNLNNLVRGTTKSDNDLAILRRLLESLEIPPDLAFAVLDWIDPDSDLSGVAGAEDGFYLALARPYRAANQPMTQVEELHRIRGFTPAYVAKLKPFVTALPAVTTVNVNTAPIEVLAAILPDLSRAQVAALVESRRGKPMRTKAEISERAKNVPASTVANDLDVKSAHFRARVQVAQDDVQLATEALLRREQNAGVTVIVWRRPLY